A genomic stretch from Solanum stenotomum isolate F172 chromosome 8, ASM1918654v1, whole genome shotgun sequence includes:
- the LOC125873432 gene encoding 4-coumarate--CoA ligase 2-like, translated as MIVGYLNDSDATTGTIDKEGWLHTGDIDNDDELFIVDRLKELIKYKGFQVAPAELEAPLLNHPYISDAAVVPMKDEQAGEVPVAFVVRSNGSTITEDEVKEFITKQVIFYKRIKRVFFVDAIPRSPSGKIHRKDLRAKLADGFPN; from the exons atgatAGTAG GTTACCTAAATGATTCGGATGCCACTACGGGAACAATAGACAAAGAAGGGTGGTTACATACAGGCGACATTGACAATGATGACGAGCTTTTCATTGTGGATCGTTTAAAGGAATTGATAAAATACAAAGGATTTCAAGTGGCTCCTGCTGAACTTGAAGCCCCTCTCCTCAATCATCCCTATATTTCGGATGCTGCTGTTGTTCC AATGAAAGACGAGCAAGCAGGAGAAGTTCCAGTGGCTTTTGTTGTTAGATCAAATGGCTCCACAATTACTGAAGATGAAGTCAAAGAATTCATAACAAAGCAG GTGATATTTTATAAGAGGATAAAGAGGGTATTTTTTGTGGATGCTATTCCTAGATCTCCATCTGGAAAAATCCATAGAAAGGACTTGAGAGCTAAATTAGCTGATGGATTTCcaaattaa
- the LOC125872333 gene encoding uncharacterized protein LOC125872333 translates to MEDLWQKMVFPVRRVWGAVSARVKPRKDGAGLLKLQGDIQSCGYEDVQVMWEMLGGTESELTSRHIKRKTPTVV, encoded by the exons ATGGAGGATTTGTGGCAAAAAATGGTCTTTCCGGTTAGACGTGTTTGGGGTGCTGTTTCTGCTCGTGTCAAGCCTCGTAAAGATG GTGCTGGATTATTGAAGCTTCAAGGCGATATACAGTCCTGTGGATATGAAGATGTACAGGTGATGTGGGAAATGCTTGGAGGGACGGAGTCAGAGTTGACATCTCGGCACATTAAGCGTAAAACGCCAACAGTTGTTTAG
- the LOC125872315 gene encoding uncharacterized protein LOC125872315, with translation MQPPHQHSRINLSELKAQIVKKLGPEGSKQYFHYLSRLLSLKISKAEFNKLCFRILGRENIPLHNQFIRSILRNACSAKVPPPINEGGIVKPGVAVGSKQPLDDAYDQNGVHVSSNQASGQPGLSNGAVLPLSPRKARTGYRDRKAGDRRSVLGSNGKNSFTFQQATTMESSDFEIIKENGDLNPPNFKGAVHHHQGTIQQIDDERQGFNHETAKFSVMKRSLQNSVSLQNKADKSRDDGRDLHARSQLQAPLGVPFCPVSVGGARRSVPLAASSRCVSSSSFGALLDSVTLRERMEQISAEQGLDGVAMDCANLLNNGLDSYLKGLIKSCLQFVGARSGHEPTTINTKKQQTYMKLVNGLRPGHHLQMNGGRLSEAVHEHAPGNLVSLQDFRVAMELNPRQLGEDWPLLLEKLTHAVEE, from the coding sequence ATGCAACCGCCACACCAGCATTCCCGGATTAATCTTTCTGAATTGAAAGCTCAGATAGTGAAGAAACTTGGACCTGAGGGTTCAAAGCAGTACTTTCATTACTTAAGTAGGCTATTGAGCTTGAAGATAAGCAAGGCTGAGTTCAATAAACTTTGTTTTAGGATCTTGGGGAGAGAAAACATTCCGTTGCATAATCAGTTCATTCGTTCTATTCTGAGAAATGCCTGTAGTGCAAAAGTTCCTCCACCAATTAATGAAGGTGGTATTGTGAAGCCTGGTGTAGCGGTTGGCAGTAAACAGCCCTTAGATGATGCTTATGACCAAAATGGAGTGCATGTTTCCTCAAACCAGGCTTCAGGTCAACCGGGTTTGTCCAATGGTGCCGTGTTGCCATTATCTCCTCGGAAGGCCAGGACAGGATATCGTGATCGTAAGGCTGGGGATCGTCGTAGTGTACTTGGATCAAATGGGAAGAATAGTTTTACTTTTCAACAAGCAACTACGATGGAATCAAGTGATTTCGAAATTATTAAGGAAAATGGGGATTTGAATCCACCTAATTTCAAGGGAGCGGTGCATCACCATCAAGGAACCATACAGCAAATAGATGATGAAAGGCAGGGATTCAATCATGAAACTGCCAAATTTTCTGTTATGAAAAGATCACTGCAAAATTCAGTATCTTTACAGAACAAAGCAGACAAATCTAGAGATGATGGAAGAGATCTGCATGCTAGGAGTCAACTCCAAGCTCCCCTTGGGGTTCCATTTTGCCCCGTTAGTGTAGGTGGAGCACGTAGATCAGTACCTTTAGCAGCAAGTAGTAGATGTGTTAGCTCTTCTAGTTTTGGTGCTTTGTTGGACAGTGTAACTCTGAGGGAACGAATGGAGCAGATTTCTGCAGAACAGGGCCTTGATGGGGTGGCCATGGATTGTGCCAATCTGTTGAACAATGGTTTGGATTCTTACTTAAAAGGTTTAATCAAATCTTGTCTCCAATTTGTGGGAGCAAGGTCAGGGCATGAACCTACAACCATCAACACCAAGAAGCAGCAGACTTATATGAAGCTCGTTAATGGTCTCAGACCAGGTCATCATTTACAGATGAATGGTGGTAGATTGTCAGAAGCTGTGCACGAACATGCTCCTGGTAACCTGGTATCATTGCAAGATTTTAGGGTTGCCATGGAGCTGAACCCCCGGCAACTTGGTGAAGACTGGCCACTGCTGCTGGAGAAACTAACACATGCAGTTGAGGAATAA
- the LOC125872323 gene encoding ABC transporter I family member 17-like, which yields MEISQSWSKISPQLHSSHSLEISQGERGHLLAVEMNDIKGAAETKIEIRGLNKVSDKGDSILKSVRVDIPRGVIMGIIGPSGSGKSTILRALNRLWEPPKNTVFLDGTDICDLDVLCLRRKVGMLFQLPVLFEGTVADNIRYGPKLKGKKLSDNEVYKLLTLADLDSSFFNKSGGELSVGQAQRVALARTLANEPEVLLLDEPTSALDPISTQNIEDVLVKLKKDQMMTVVIVSHSIKQIQRIADIVCLLVDGEIVEFIKPDQLSEAKHPMALRFLQLSS from the exons ATGGAGATATCACAAAGTTGGAGCAAAATTAGTCCTCAGCTCCATAGCTCACACTCTTTGGAGATTTCACAAG GAGAAAGAGGGCATCTACTAGCAGTGGAAATGAATGATATTAAAGGTGCAGCAGAAACTAAGATTGAGATTAGGGGACTGAACAAGGTATCAGATAAGGGTGATTCTATACTGAAGAGTGTTAGAGTTGACATACCAAGAGGAGTAATCATGGGGATTATTGGCCCCAGTGGTAGTGGAAAATCAACAATTTTACGAGCACTAAACCGATTATGGGAACCCCCTAAGAACACTGTTTTTCTGGATGGTACTGATATTTGTGATCTGGATGTGCTCTGTCTTCGTCGTAAAGTTGGCATGCTGTTCCAGCTTCCAGTTCTCTTTGAAG GTACAGTGGCAGATAATATACGCTACGGCCCAAAACTCAAGGGAAAGAAACTAAGTGATAATGAGGTTTACAAGTTGCTGACTTTAGCAGATTTAGACTCATCTTTCTTCAACAAGTCAGGTGGGGAACTATCAGTTGGTCAAGCACAGAGAGTTGCACTTGCTAGGACCTTAGCTAATGAACCAGAG GTTCTGCTCCTGGATGAGCCAACTAGTGCATTAGATCCAATATCAACACAGAATATTGAGGATGTTCTAGTAAAGCTGAAGAAGGATCAGATGATGACAGTTGTGATAGTTTCTCATAGCATCAAGCAAATACAGAGAATAGCTGATATAGTGTGCCTGTTGGTTGATGGGGAAATTGTGGAATTTATAAAGCCTGATCAACTCTCTGAAGCTAAGCATCCCATGGCACTTAGATTTCTTCAACTCAGCTCCTAG